The Caulobacter sp. FWC26 genome contains a region encoding:
- a CDS encoding TonB-dependent receptor, giving the protein MHVRLASLSLLLATVSTPALAQEVEAISVWGRRANDLGRATSASEGRIAYADFASRPLLRPGELIEAVPGLAATQHSGAGKANQYFLRGFNLDHGTDLAASLDGVPLNLPSHGHGQGYLDLNVLTPEFVHDISFKKGPYAAENGDFATAGAVAFETADHLHGDGLQAWAGENGYYRAVGSKALTSNVLVAADLATNDGAWTQPEDLRKINLLGRALVGGWSMTALAYDARWKATDQVPRRAVASGQLDRLGAIDETDGGKTSRYMLSARRRDLLRGLDTVVYVQRYTLDIYSNFTYFLEDPVNGDQFEQVDQRWIYGGSLTKRWVLADGWSARTGASARIDDIGKVGLYRTTARQRRATVRQDALTQWSTGVWGEVSKRLGPVDATAGLRADAMGADVEAGDRRNAGTISDVLLSPKVTLAWRISKTFELYADAGRGFHSNDARGAVITVDPITGDPADRAPLLSPTDGAELGLRWRREDLTLTAAAWALHVDSELVYVGDAGFTEASGATRRRGIELLADWRPTPRLNLTASYAGTHARFTNGERIPNAVASVLTGGASWKLGPTSTLTLTYRRLGAAPLIEDNSVRSRPTGLVNALFVQEIGPGSLMVEVLNLTNSRRDDIAYFYASRLPEEPAGGVEDIHFHPVEPRAIRAGIKINF; this is encoded by the coding sequence ATGCACGTCCGCCTTGCCTCCCTCTCGCTGCTCCTGGCCACCGTCTCCACGCCAGCCCTGGCGCAGGAGGTGGAGGCGATTTCGGTCTGGGGACGGCGCGCCAACGACCTGGGCCGCGCCACGTCGGCCAGCGAAGGCCGTATCGCCTATGCCGACTTCGCCTCGCGCCCCCTGCTCCGCCCCGGCGAACTGATCGAGGCGGTGCCGGGGTTGGCCGCCACCCAACATTCGGGCGCGGGCAAGGCCAACCAGTACTTCCTGCGCGGCTTCAACCTCGATCACGGGACGGACCTCGCCGCGTCGCTGGACGGCGTGCCGCTGAACCTGCCGTCGCACGGCCATGGGCAGGGCTATCTGGATCTCAATGTTCTGACACCTGAGTTTGTCCACGACATCAGCTTCAAAAAAGGGCCTTACGCCGCCGAGAACGGTGACTTCGCGACAGCAGGCGCGGTGGCGTTCGAGACGGCCGATCACCTGCATGGCGACGGCCTACAAGCTTGGGCCGGCGAGAATGGCTATTATCGCGCCGTCGGCTCGAAGGCCCTGACCAGCAACGTTCTCGTCGCCGCCGACCTCGCCACCAACGACGGCGCGTGGACGCAGCCCGAGGACCTTCGGAAGATCAACCTGCTCGGGCGCGCGCTGGTTGGCGGCTGGTCAATGACCGCCCTCGCCTACGACGCGCGCTGGAAGGCCACCGACCAGGTACCGCGCCGCGCCGTGGCCTCCGGCCAGTTGGATCGCCTCGGCGCGATCGACGAGACGGATGGTGGAAAGACCTCGCGCTACATGCTCTCGGCCCGCCGGCGCGATCTGCTGCGGGGGCTGGACACCGTGGTCTATGTCCAGCGCTACACGCTCGATATCTATTCGAACTTCACCTACTTCCTCGAGGATCCGGTCAACGGCGACCAGTTCGAACAGGTCGACCAGCGCTGGATTTATGGCGGTTCGCTCACCAAACGCTGGGTACTGGCCGACGGCTGGAGCGCCCGCACCGGGGCGTCCGCCCGGATCGACGACATTGGAAAAGTCGGCCTCTACCGCACCACCGCCCGGCAACGGCGCGCGACGGTTCGCCAGGATGCGCTGACCCAATGGTCGACTGGCGTCTGGGGTGAAGTTTCCAAACGCCTGGGCCCGGTCGACGCCACGGCGGGTCTACGCGCCGACGCGATGGGCGCCGACGTCGAGGCGGGTGATCGCCGGAACGCCGGGACGATCAGCGATGTGCTGCTCTCGCCCAAGGTCACGCTCGCCTGGCGGATCTCCAAGACCTTCGAGCTCTATGCGGACGCCGGGCGCGGCTTCCACTCGAACGATGCGCGGGGCGCGGTGATCACGGTCGATCCGATCACCGGCGATCCGGCCGATCGCGCGCCGTTGCTATCGCCGACCGATGGCGCCGAATTGGGCCTGCGCTGGCGCCGGGAGGATCTGACCCTCACCGCCGCCGCTTGGGCGCTGCATGTCGACTCCGAGCTCGTCTATGTCGGCGACGCCGGCTTCACCGAGGCCTCGGGCGCGACCCGCCGGCGGGGGATCGAACTCCTGGCCGACTGGCGGCCCACACCACGGTTGAACCTGACCGCGTCCTACGCCGGAACGCACGCCAGGTTCACCAATGGCGAGCGTATCCCGAACGCCGTCGCCTCGGTGCTGACAGGCGGAGCCAGCTGGAAGCTCGGTCCGACCTCGACGTTGACCCTGACCTATCGTCGCCTGGGCGCCGCGCCGCTGATCGAGGACAATTCGGTGCGTTCGCGCCCGACTGGACTCGTGAACGCCCTGTTCGTCCAGGAGATCGGCCCCGGCAGCCTGATGGTGGAGGTTCTCAACCTCACCAACAGCCGGCGCGACGACATCGCCTATTTCTACGCCTCGCGCCTCCCGGAAGAGCCGGCGGGCGGGGTTGAGGATATTCACTTCCACCCGGTGGAACCTCGCGCCATCCGCGCGGGCATCAAGATCAATTTTTGA
- a CDS encoding sterol desaturase family protein, whose protein sequence is MAVDAPAQSLGRGMLALALVGYVVCALAGWWLALRLIPAELSVTVLGRTLHTASAHAHLNNIFLVFLLLPTVLGIEAAVVGWSKSSLRQLLFSRTPSLNTDLTVFVLGQGHVLDIVGRVLMLGASMISGAWVHEAIRVRTGLDLGPPALPFVLQLPFYFAIYSFFDYWTHRIDHTKNFWPLHRYHHSAEDFAVVTSVRQHPAAFTAVFVVNLPLAVLGAPPDVMIYVNVLVIAIGFLVHSKIDADWGWVGRWLIQSPNHHRAHHKLDMTHPTGHFAVAPIWDRLFGTWYEDKPDPNLAIGVDTPYRHGVFVPRDMARDYAHFWLGWLGRPNDGPNSDFGIFRRR, encoded by the coding sequence ATGGCCGTGGACGCTCCGGCGCAGAGCCTGGGGCGCGGGATGCTCGCGCTCGCGCTCGTCGGCTATGTGGTTTGCGCTCTGGCCGGCTGGTGGTTGGCCCTCAGGCTGATCCCGGCCGAGCTGAGTGTGACCGTGCTCGGGCGCACCCTGCACACGGCGTCGGCGCACGCCCATCTCAACAACATCTTCCTGGTGTTCTTGCTCCTGCCCACGGTTCTGGGCATCGAGGCCGCCGTCGTCGGCTGGTCCAAGAGCTCGCTGCGACAGCTGCTCTTCTCGCGCACGCCATCGCTGAACACCGATCTGACTGTGTTCGTGTTGGGCCAGGGCCACGTCCTGGACATCGTCGGCCGGGTTCTGATGCTTGGCGCCTCGATGATCTCGGGCGCATGGGTTCACGAGGCCATTCGGGTCCGAACCGGGCTGGATCTGGGGCCGCCCGCCCTGCCGTTCGTGCTGCAGTTGCCCTTCTACTTCGCGATCTACAGCTTCTTCGACTACTGGACCCACCGGATCGACCACACGAAGAACTTCTGGCCGCTACATCGCTATCACCATTCGGCCGAGGACTTCGCCGTGGTGACCTCCGTGCGGCAACATCCGGCGGCCTTCACGGCGGTGTTCGTCGTCAATCTGCCGCTGGCCGTGCTGGGCGCGCCGCCGGACGTGATGATCTATGTGAACGTGCTGGTGATCGCGATCGGCTTTCTGGTTCACTCCAAGATCGACGCCGACTGGGGCTGGGTCGGGCGCTGGCTCATCCAATCCCCCAACCACCACCGAGCCCACCACAAGCTCGACATGACCCATCCGACGGGCCACTTCGCCGTCGCGCCGATCTGGGACCGTCTTTTCGGCACCTGGTACGAGGACAAGCCCGATCCGAACCTGGCGATCGGCGTCGATACGCCCTACCGCCACGGAGTCTTCGTGCCGCGCGACATGGCGCGGGACTATGCGCACTTCTGGCTCGGCTGGCTGGGCCGTCCCAACGACGGCCCCAACTCCGACTTTGGGATCTTCCGCCGGCGCTAG
- a CDS encoding UDP-glucuronic acid decarboxylase family protein, protein MHTRRILVTGGAGFVGSHLCDRLLETGAEVLCVDNYYTGSRLNVAQNLSNPRFELLRHDVTMPLYVEVDQIYNLACPASPVHYQFDPVQTTKTSVHGAINMLGLAKRVKAKILQASTSEVYGDPTIHPQVESYWGNVNPIGLRSCYDEGKRCAETLFFDYWRQHKLRIKVARIFNTYGPRMHPNDGRVVSNFIVQALKGEDITLYGDGNQTRSFCYVDDLVEGLIRLMDTGDEVTGPINLGNPVEFTMKQLAELVLELTGSRSAIVHRPLPSDDPRQRQPDITLAKQVLDWTPTAPLNVGLMKTIEYFDGLLKAA, encoded by the coding sequence ATGCACACGCGGAGAATCCTGGTCACCGGCGGCGCGGGCTTCGTGGGCTCGCATCTCTGCGATCGCCTGCTGGAAACAGGCGCCGAGGTCCTCTGCGTCGATAACTATTATACCGGCTCGCGCCTGAACGTGGCGCAGAACCTGTCGAACCCGCGCTTTGAGCTGCTACGCCACGACGTGACCATGCCGCTCTATGTCGAGGTCGACCAGATCTACAATCTGGCCTGCCCCGCCAGCCCGGTTCACTACCAGTTCGACCCGGTTCAGACGACCAAGACCAGCGTCCACGGCGCCATCAACATGCTGGGGTTGGCCAAGCGGGTGAAGGCTAAGATCCTCCAGGCCTCGACTTCGGAAGTTTATGGCGATCCGACCATCCACCCGCAGGTCGAAAGCTACTGGGGCAACGTCAATCCGATCGGCCTGCGCTCGTGCTACGACGAGGGCAAGCGCTGCGCCGAGACCCTGTTCTTCGACTACTGGCGCCAGCACAAGCTGCGCATCAAGGTGGCGCGGATCTTCAACACCTATGGCCCCCGGATGCATCCGAACGACGGGCGCGTGGTCTCGAACTTCATTGTTCAGGCGCTGAAGGGCGAGGACATCACCCTGTATGGTGACGGCAATCAGACTCGGTCGTTCTGTTATGTCGACGACCTGGTCGAGGGCTTGATCCGCCTGATGGACACCGGTGACGAGGTGACCGGTCCGATCAACCTGGGCAATCCCGTCGAGTTTACGATGAAGCAGCTCGCCGAACTGGTTCTGGAACTGACCGGCAGCCGCTCGGCGATCGTTCATCGCCCCCTGCCCTCAGACGATCCGCGCCAGCGTCAGCCGGACATCACCCTGGCCAAGCAGGTTCTCGACTGGACGCCTACCGCGCCGTTGAACGTCGGCTTGATGAAGACCATCGAGTATTTCGACGGCCTGTTGAAAGCCGCCTAG
- a CDS encoding ABC transporter ATP-binding protein, protein MADLAFGDLGSTETEPTMSPQSPQPPIAILSKVLKRRGATLALNGLDLAIRPGQCVALLGPNGAGKSTSVALLTGRLRPDAGEAFLFGGDPRTLAGRGRMGVMLQTAGLPNTLSVREQIDLFRGYYRKPRPLEEIVELAGLEGLERRRCGALSGGQQRRVQFALAISGRPDFLVLDEPTTGMDIDARRALWSAVRSEIGRGAAVLLTTHHLDEAEALADRIVVIDHGQVIADGTPEAIKARVSGVAIRCRTRLSDAELASLARVTGLSRDGGKVTLLTTSAPATLRELLARDETVDDLTVSGASLEDAVTRLVQAGQAAAHQRQPEVA, encoded by the coding sequence ATGGCGGACCTCGCGTTCGGCGATCTTGGTTCCACAGAGACGGAGCCGACCATGTCACCCCAATCCCCCCAGCCGCCGATCGCGATCCTCAGCAAGGTTCTCAAACGTCGGGGCGCGACCCTGGCGTTGAACGGCCTGGATCTGGCCATCCGACCCGGCCAATGCGTGGCCCTGCTGGGGCCGAACGGCGCGGGCAAGAGCACCAGCGTCGCCCTGTTGACCGGACGGCTGCGTCCCGATGCCGGCGAGGCGTTCCTGTTCGGCGGAGACCCTCGGACCCTGGCGGGTCGTGGTCGCATGGGCGTGATGCTGCAGACCGCCGGACTGCCCAATACGCTGAGCGTCCGCGAACAGATCGACCTCTTCCGAGGCTACTATCGCAAGCCGCGCCCCCTGGAAGAGATCGTCGAGCTGGCGGGTCTGGAGGGGCTGGAGCGTCGTCGCTGCGGGGCGCTGTCCGGCGGGCAGCAACGCCGGGTGCAGTTCGCCCTGGCCATCTCCGGACGTCCCGACTTCCTGGTGCTGGACGAGCCGACGACGGGCATGGACATCGACGCGCGCCGCGCGCTCTGGAGCGCCGTGCGGTCTGAAATCGGGCGGGGCGCGGCGGTGCTGCTCACCACCCACCATCTCGACGAGGCTGAGGCCCTGGCTGATCGCATCGTGGTCATCGACCACGGCCAGGTGATCGCCGACGGCACGCCCGAAGCCATCAAGGCCCGCGTTTCGGGCGTGGCGATCCGCTGTCGGACGCGTCTTTCGGACGCGGAGCTTGCGTCTCTTGCACGGGTCACCGGCCTCAGCCGAGACGGCGGCAAGGTCACGCTGCTGACCACCTCTGCCCCTGCCACCCTGCGCGAACTGCTCGCCCGTGATGAGACCGTCGACGACCTGACCGTTTCGGGCGCGTCGCTAGAAGACGCTGTCACCCGCCTTGTCCAAGCCGGCCAAGCGGCCGCCCATCAACGCCAACCCGAGGTCGCCTGA
- a CDS encoding ABC transporter permease, whose protein sequence is MHTLAVYVREARAQVLATWRTPQFMIPSVILPLLFYGLMGLGLSKGREPVAHMMLANYVIFAAIAPAMFGFGAAVAAEREAKLVELKQIAPLPAGGYLAGRLAAALALVAVAIGLLGGLAYFGGVKMDAWRWVATLGLGLCSAVPFALIGLNLGLRMGSQGATALTNLLFLCFSLFGGLWIPLQAMPAWFGKIAQFTPSYHFGQLSQMLSGMQPVTDVERHVSILVAMSLAALIGAWAAWRRQAA, encoded by the coding sequence ATGCACACCCTAGCCGTCTACGTCCGTGAAGCCCGCGCCCAGGTCCTGGCCACTTGGCGCACGCCGCAATTCATGATCCCCAGCGTCATACTGCCCCTGCTTTTCTACGGCTTGATGGGGCTGGGTCTCAGCAAGGGGCGTGAGCCCGTCGCCCACATGATGCTGGCCAACTACGTGATCTTCGCCGCCATCGCGCCGGCGATGTTCGGCTTCGGGGCCGCCGTCGCGGCGGAGCGCGAGGCCAAGCTGGTTGAGCTCAAGCAGATCGCACCCTTGCCGGCTGGGGGCTACCTGGCCGGTCGCCTGGCCGCCGCGCTGGCGCTGGTCGCCGTGGCGATCGGGTTGCTGGGCGGTCTGGCCTATTTCGGGGGCGTGAAGATGGACGCCTGGCGCTGGGTCGCGACGCTGGGACTTGGCCTCTGCTCGGCTGTTCCCTTCGCGCTGATCGGCCTGAACCTTGGCCTGCGCATGGGCTCTCAGGGCGCCACGGCGCTGACCAATCTTCTGTTTCTGTGCTTCAGTCTGTTCGGCGGCCTGTGGATCCCGCTTCAGGCGATGCCCGCCTGGTTCGGCAAGATCGCCCAATTCACGCCGTCGTACCATTTCGGCCAGCTGTCGCAGATGCTTTCGGGCATGCAGCCGGTGACCGATGTCGAGCGCCATGTCTCGATACTTGTCGCCATGAGCTTGGCGGCCCTGATCGGGGCCTGGGCGGCGTGGCGGCGACAGGCGGCTTGA
- a CDS encoding sensor histidine kinase, with translation MTKGAREIADMNKDNKSRNTSGTGAPDPHAPVAGESFVRRHWSLVFLVYLPFYFISWLYRRPETLEVVASLAGLVVFLGLFASIHIRKGPPRLWQVLAIFAVGMALSPFKSTWSVYTIYAMAYGARLAPRRMALRMLIGMEVVVLLIGVLFLRDAWPIWTSGLLFGAITGFATLMQADIERKNEALAIAHEEVRALASTAERERISRDLHDLLGHTLTLVAVKAELAARLVSRDPAAAEREMQAVAATAREALSEVRTAVVGMKGASIAFELDKARQALAAAGVEATVSALTADGHPGQEAVLAMALREGVTNVIRHAGASRCEISLSPSASALVLTIVDNGPGARLVEGSGLKGMRSRLTAIGGTLEVKSDKAGTRLVATAPLRAQGEGVS, from the coding sequence ATGACGAAGGGCGCGCGCGAGATCGCCGACATGAACAAGGACAACAAGTCCAGAAACACGTCCGGGACCGGCGCGCCCGATCCCCATGCCCCGGTCGCCGGCGAGTCTTTCGTCCGGCGACACTGGAGCCTCGTGTTCCTGGTCTATCTGCCGTTCTACTTCATCTCTTGGCTTTATCGCCGGCCAGAGACGCTTGAAGTGGTTGCGTCGCTAGCCGGGCTGGTTGTCTTTCTGGGACTGTTCGCGAGCATCCATATTCGCAAGGGGCCACCTCGGCTGTGGCAGGTTCTGGCCATCTTCGCCGTCGGCATGGCCTTGTCACCATTCAAGTCGACCTGGAGCGTCTACACGATCTACGCCATGGCTTACGGCGCCCGTCTGGCGCCTCGGCGAATGGCCCTGCGCATGCTGATTGGCATGGAGGTCGTGGTTCTCTTGATTGGCGTGTTGTTCCTTCGGGACGCGTGGCCGATCTGGACCTCGGGGCTGTTGTTCGGCGCCATCACCGGGTTCGCCACCCTGATGCAGGCCGATATCGAGCGGAAGAACGAGGCCCTGGCCATCGCGCATGAGGAGGTCCGCGCCTTGGCCAGCACCGCCGAGCGTGAGCGGATTTCGCGAGATCTCCACGACCTTCTCGGTCACACTCTGACCCTGGTGGCGGTGAAGGCCGAGTTGGCGGCTCGGCTGGTCAGCCGCGACCCCGCGGCGGCTGAACGTGAGATGCAGGCGGTGGCCGCCACCGCCCGTGAAGCGCTCTCGGAAGTCCGCACCGCTGTTGTCGGGATGAAGGGGGCCTCCATCGCCTTCGAGCTGGACAAGGCCCGGCAAGCCCTGGCCGCGGCCGGCGTCGAGGCGACCGTTTCGGCGCTGACGGCCGATGGTCATCCTGGGCAAGAGGCGGTTCTGGCGATGGCCTTGCGCGAGGGAGTGACCAACGTGATCCGCCACGCGGGCGCTTCGCGCTGTGAGATCAGCCTGTCGCCCAGCGCTTCGGCACTTGTGCTCACCATTGTCGATAACGGTCCGGGCGCACGACTCGTCGAGGGCTCGGGTCTGAAGGGCATGCGCTCACGCCTGACCGCCATCGGCGGGACCCTTGAGGTCAAATCCGACAAGGCCGGCACGCGCCTTGTCGCCACGGCGCCGCTGCGCGCCCAAGGGGAGGGCGTGTCTTGA
- a CDS encoding response regulator transcription factor → MIRVVIAEDQKMVLGALSALLEMEGDIQVVGRAPDGAVALDLVRAEKPDVLISDIEMPHLTGIDVAARLKADGASTRVLIVTTFGRPGYLRRAMEAGVKGYLLKDGPSSVLAAAVRTIAAGGRAIAPELSEAVWDAEPDPLTDREREILRLAEEGRSNKDIADVLDLSPGTVRNYLSEAAQKLGAANRVEAGRIARSNGWL, encoded by the coding sequence TTGATCCGCGTCGTCATCGCCGAAGACCAGAAGATGGTCCTGGGAGCCCTCAGCGCCCTGCTCGAAATGGAAGGCGACATCCAGGTTGTCGGCCGCGCGCCCGACGGCGCCGTGGCGCTGGACCTTGTCCGCGCTGAGAAGCCGGACGTTCTGATCTCCGACATCGAAATGCCCCACCTGACAGGGATCGACGTCGCCGCGCGCCTCAAGGCCGACGGCGCCAGCACGCGCGTACTGATCGTTACCACCTTCGGCCGGCCCGGTTATCTGCGTCGGGCGATGGAGGCGGGCGTGAAGGGCTATCTCCTCAAGGACGGCCCTAGCAGCGTGCTGGCGGCGGCGGTCCGGACCATCGCCGCCGGCGGACGGGCCATCGCGCCGGAATTGTCCGAAGCGGTGTGGGACGCCGAGCCAGATCCCCTGACCGACCGCGAACGCGAGATCCTGCGGCTGGCCGAGGAGGGCCGCTCCAACAAGGACATCGCCGACGTGCTCGATCTCTCACCCGGCACGGTGCGCAACTATCTGTCGGAGGCGGCGCAGAAGCTTGGCGCGGCGAACCGTGTGGAGGCGGGGCGTATCGCGCGATCGAATGGTTGGCTGTAG
- the lldD gene encoding FMN-dependent L-lactate dehydrogenase LldD: protein MIVSSTTDFREAARRRLPRFLFDYIDGGAYAERTMARNISDLADIALRQRVLKDVSAVDPSTTLFGVHQALPVALAPIGLTGMYARRGECQAARAAAAKGVPFCLSTVSVCDVDEVRAASPAPFWFQLYVLRDRAFMRDLLARASAAGATTLVFTVDMPVPGARYRDAHSGMSGPYAPARRLLQAALKPGWAWEVGVMGHPHRLGNVAPALGRASGLQDFMGWLGANFDPSIQWSDLAWIRDAWKGPLVIKGVLDPEDAKAAADIGADGVVVSNHGGRQLDGVLSSARALPAIADAVGDRLTVLADGGVRSGLDVVRMLALGAKGVLIGRAYAYALAASGEAGVTQLLELIDKEMRVAMALTGVRAVSQINSTVLAAPPQR, encoded by the coding sequence ATGATCGTTTCTTCGACCACGGACTTTCGCGAAGCCGCGCGCCGCCGGCTGCCGCGCTTTCTGTTCGACTATATCGACGGCGGCGCCTACGCCGAGCGGACGATGGCGCGCAATATCTCCGACCTTGCCGACATCGCGCTTCGTCAACGGGTCTTGAAAGACGTCTCGGCAGTCGATCCGTCCACCACTCTGTTCGGCGTCCATCAGGCCTTGCCGGTCGCCCTGGCGCCGATCGGGCTGACGGGCATGTACGCCCGCCGGGGTGAGTGTCAGGCGGCGCGGGCGGCGGCGGCCAAGGGCGTGCCGTTTTGCCTGTCCACCGTTTCGGTCTGCGATGTCGACGAGGTGCGCGCAGCCTCGCCTGCGCCGTTCTGGTTCCAGCTCTATGTGCTGCGAGACCGGGCCTTCATGCGCGATCTTCTGGCCCGCGCCAGCGCCGCGGGCGCGACCACGCTGGTCTTCACCGTCGACATGCCCGTGCCTGGCGCCCGCTATCGCGACGCGCATTCGGGCATGTCGGGGCCTTACGCCCCCGCGCGGCGCCTTCTTCAGGCGGCTTTGAAGCCAGGGTGGGCCTGGGAGGTTGGCGTGATGGGCCATCCTCACCGGCTCGGCAACGTCGCTCCCGCTCTGGGGCGAGCGTCGGGCCTGCAAGACTTCATGGGCTGGCTGGGCGCCAACTTCGACCCATCGATTCAATGGTCGGACCTGGCGTGGATCCGTGATGCGTGGAAGGGCCCTCTGGTCATCAAGGGCGTGCTCGACCCCGAAGACGCCAAGGCCGCCGCCGATATCGGAGCGGACGGCGTGGTTGTCTCTAACCATGGCGGCCGCCAGCTTGATGGCGTCCTCTCCAGCGCCCGCGCCTTGCCCGCCATCGCTGATGCGGTCGGCGATCGTCTGACCGTTCTGGCCGACGGCGGCGTTCGATCGGGCCTTGATGTGGTTCGGATGCTGGCCCTTGGCGCGAAGGGCGTCCTGATCGGTCGCGCCTATGCCTACGCCCTGGCCGCCAGCGGCGAAGCCGGCGTGACCCAACTCCTTGAGTTGATCGACAAGGAGATGCGGGTCGCCATGGCGCTGACGGGCGTGCGCGCGGTCTCCCAGATCAACAGCACGGTCCTCGCCGCGCCCCCGCAACGCTGA
- a CDS encoding NTP transferase domain-containing protein yields the protein MQPVKTLILSAGQGKRLSPLTDDRPKCLVELAGRSVLEWQLRHLHQAGVTEAVVVTGFRSDLVEAEVARLTMPGLNVRTLYNPFYSVTDNLATCWLAREEMRGGPFMILNGDTLFEPAIAERLISAPDAPITVTVDRKAGGYDADDMKVLTDGDALRAIGKTITEYDAESIGFLRFNIEGSALFVKTLEAIMRTPEGLKRWYLSVINEIAQNHDVVRVRSIEGLDWAEMDFPEDLVRNRALTAQWAAKEAEAV from the coding sequence ATGCAGCCGGTAAAGACCCTCATTCTCAGCGCTGGTCAGGGCAAGCGACTGTCGCCTCTGACCGACGACCGGCCCAAGTGCCTGGTCGAGCTGGCCGGTCGCTCCGTGCTGGAATGGCAGTTGCGCCATCTGCATCAGGCTGGCGTGACCGAGGCGGTGGTGGTGACCGGCTTCCGCAGCGATCTGGTCGAGGCCGAGGTCGCGCGGCTGACTATGCCGGGCCTGAACGTGCGCACGCTCTACAACCCGTTCTACAGCGTCACCGACAACCTCGCGACCTGCTGGCTGGCCCGGGAAGAGATGCGCGGCGGGCCGTTCATGATCCTCAACGGCGACACCTTGTTCGAGCCGGCGATCGCCGAGCGCCTGATCAGCGCGCCGGACGCCCCAATCACGGTCACCGTCGACCGCAAAGCGGGCGGCTATGACGCCGACGACATGAAGGTGCTGACCGACGGCGACGCTCTGCGCGCCATCGGCAAGACGATCACGGAGTACGACGCCGAGTCGATCGGCTTCCTGCGCTTCAACATCGAGGGCTCGGCCCTGTTCGTGAAGACGCTGGAAGCGATCATGCGGACGCCCGAGGGCCTGAAGCGCTGGTACCTGAGCGTGATCAACGAGATCGCCCAGAACCATGACGTGGTGCGCGTGCGGTCGATCGAAGGCCTGGACTGGGCCGAGATGGACTTCCCGGAAGACCTCGTCCGCAATCGCGCCCTGACGGCGCAGTGGGCCGCCAAGGAGGCCGAGGCCGTTTAG
- a CDS encoding nucleotidyltransferase family protein has translation MIEPFKALILAGSRPGEVDPAAAYAGVAHKGLIVLQGQTLLARVLGAVEAAGAAKIGVSANDETIKAALAGTRAVALPTAEGPSQSVADAAGRLGFPLLITTVDHALLKPEWITQFLADTPDWAEVAVLLAPEARVQAAAPQTKRTYLKFRDGRYSGCNLFLLRDERAMGVVTLWRKVEALRKQPWKIAAMLGPSFLIRYALGLLTLDQAVARLGALADVKAAAVRAQDGLAAVDVDKPSDLDLVRELVGEA, from the coding sequence GTGATCGAGCCTTTCAAGGCGCTGATCCTGGCCGGGTCGCGCCCCGGAGAAGTCGATCCCGCCGCAGCCTATGCAGGCGTCGCCCACAAGGGCCTGATCGTGCTGCAGGGCCAGACCCTGCTGGCGCGGGTGCTTGGCGCCGTGGAAGCGGCCGGCGCCGCCAAGATCGGGGTCAGCGCCAACGATGAGACGATCAAGGCCGCGCTGGCGGGAACGCGCGCTGTGGCGCTGCCTACCGCCGAGGGCCCCAGCCAAAGCGTCGCCGACGCCGCTGGGCGGTTGGGCTTTCCGTTGCTGATCACCACGGTGGACCACGCCCTGCTCAAGCCTGAGTGGATCACTCAATTCCTCGCCGACACGCCCGACTGGGCCGAGGTCGCAGTGCTGCTGGCCCCCGAGGCGCGCGTCCAGGCCGCCGCGCCGCAGACCAAGCGCACCTATCTTAAGTTCCGCGACGGGCGCTATTCGGGCTGCAATCTGTTCCTGCTGCGGGACGAGCGGGCGATGGGGGTGGTCACGCTCTGGCGCAAAGTCGAGGCCCTGCGCAAGCAGCCGTGGAAGATCGCCGCGATGCTGGGGCCGAGCTTCTTGATCCGCTACGCGCTCGGGCTGCTGACCCTGGACCAGGCCGTGGCGCGGCTGGGCGCCCTAGCCGACGTCAAGGCCGCCGCCGTGCGGGCGCAAGACGGTCTCGCGGCCGTCGATGTCGACAAGCCGTCCGACCTTGATTTGGTTCGTGAACTGGTGGGCGAGGCCTAA